From a single Thermothielavioides terrestris NRRL 8126 chromosome 1, complete sequence genomic region:
- a CDS encoding sphingolipid delta-4 desaturase like protein (orthologue of sphingolipid delta-4 desaturase from A. thaliana; orthologue of sphingolipid delta-4 desaturase from A. thaliana), translated as MARSGAASTNSSSKRNGRAANGKTNGNANGNRSADANGASAGEAQLDVDPTDPKYRDFFWTYTEEPHRTRRLAIIKAHPEVTKLCGPEPLTKYVVAGVVALQLLLAHLLRDTPFWSWKFWAVAYVFGATSNQNLFLAIHEISHNLAFRSPTANRLLAIFANLPIGLPYSASFRPYHLTHHKSLGVDGLDTDLPTALEAFFLDSILGKAFFCTFQIFFYAIRPMTIYRVPFTWVHWVNLAVQLAFDYVLVFRLPAYFSAQSLLYLLLSSFLAGSLHPTAGHFIAEHYVYEKVLPEARDPRNNIPIPETFSYYGPLNLVTYNVGLHNEHHDFPAVPWTRLPALHEMAKEFYADLPHHRSWTYVLWRFIFDDEVGIRCRVKRKQGGRVVGGGTAVAKVADWKQEEVEA; from the exons ATGGCTCGCTCGGGGGCGGCATCGACGAATTCCTCTTCCAAGAGGAACGGGCGCGCTGCCAATGGCAAGACCAACGGCAATGCCAACGGGAACCGCAGCGCCGATGCAAACGGTGCGTCGGCCGGCGAAGCGCAGCTCGACGTCGACCCCACGGATCCCAAGTACCGCGACTTCTTCTGGACCTACACCGAGGAGCCACACCGCACAAGACGTCTTGCCATCATCAAGGCACATCCAGAG GTCACCAAGCTCTGCGGGCCGGAACCTTTGACCAAGTACGTCGTAGCTGGTGTCGTCGCTctccagctgctgctcgcaCACCTCCTGCGCGACACGCCTTTCTGGTCGTGGAAGTTTTGGGCCGTCGCCTACGTCTTCGGCGCCACCTCGAACCAGAACCTCTTCCTCGCCATCCACGAGATCTCGCACAACCTCGCCTTCCGCTCGCCCACAGCCAACCGCCTCCTTGCCATCTTTGCCAACCTGCCCATCGGGCTGCCGTACAGCGCCTCGTTCAGG CCGTACCACCTCACCCACCACAAGtccctcggcgtcgacggcctcgacaCGGACCTGCCGACCGCTCTCGAGGCCTTCTTCCTCGACTCCATCCTCGGCAAGGCCTTCTTCTGCACCTTCCAGATCTTCTTCTACGCCATCCGGCCCATGACCATCTACCGCGTGCCGTTCACCTGGGTGCACTGGGTCAACCTAGCGGTCCAGCTCGCCTTCGACTACGTGCTCGTGTTCCGCCTGCCGGCCTACTTCAGCGCCCAGTCGCTGCTGTACCTGCTGCTGtcctccttcctcgccggcTCGCTGCACCCGACCGCGGGCCACTTCATCGCCGAGCACTACGTCTACGAGAAGGTGCTGCCGGAGGCCCGCGACCCGCGGAACAACATCCCCATCCCGGAGACGTTCAGCTACTACGGCCCGCTGAACCTGGTCACGTACAACGTCGGCCTGCACAACGAGCACCACGACTTCCCCGCCGTCCCCTGGACGCGGCTGCCCGCGCTGCACGAGATGGCCAAGGAATTCTACGCCGATCTGCCGCACCACCGGAGCTGGACCTACGTGCTGTGGCGGTTCATCTTTGATGACGAGGTCGGCATCCGGTGTCGCGTGAAGAGGAAGCAGGGCGGTAGGGTGGTGGGCGGTGGTACCGCCGTGGCGAAGGTGGCGGATTGGAAGCAGGAAGAGGTGGAAGCATGA